The Denticeps clupeoides unplaced genomic scaffold, fDenClu1.1, whole genome shotgun sequence genomic sequence AGTTTGATTTTGGTAACAAAAGtgatacaaaaataaaagatcATTAATGCTATGGCTGATCTATgcattttaatatgatttatCAATGACATTAATTATATTCAAGATAAATGTTTGTCAGAGCCTTGGTTATATTTACCATGGGGAAAGCAGCATCTTCTCTGGAATAGGGTCGGTCCCATGTGGTTGATGCAATACAGGCTAGAGAGTGGGGTGCCATCTGCATGAGAGAGTCTGTATCATGTCAGTATAATGGCAGCTTCCTCTCTCTCAAGGTGGAAATAAGGTAACCACAAGACTATTTGTaattctcattaaaaaacaagagcattaatattctttaaataagaataaattaaatttacattttgattATTGCAAAACATTGATATTAAATAAAACCTCAGTTAGCCAATACATGATAATGCACTTTTACATGCATCAGTTTCTCCAGGATTAGTGACATTCTGAATGCTAGAGGCAAGCCTTGGCTTTTAAAAGATTCTTTTAGTGACATCCCAGATGTAAAACTGACAAGCAGCCAGATTATTGaagctgcatttttttattataacattcCTAACTTACATCCAGAGAACCAAACAAGATCACAATCAGCAAATTGGCTCCAGGAATCGTTCTTTAGAAATTTAGACAGTTTGCAGCTTATGTTTGTATTAATATCATTTGTgtaaattacaaataataaatggtcCTAGAAATAAACCCTGGGGTAACTCACTCTGGACACAAGTCAATCAAATCATTCCTAAAATAATGACCTGCAGTTTTGTCTTTTAACAAGGGTTCTATCCAGCCCATGTATAGTCACTGTAAGTGAAGACAACCgaacacattttaaaactgtTACACTCTTGTTTTCACGTtccagttttacccacagagcTTAGGTAGCATAACATTTTGTTCTACAAACATAGGCTACAAGAATCCCCCAAATCTGTTATAAACAAGGTCACCCACCTTCAGAGGGTTAACACGAGAGTCCATCCTTCCCTCCTCAATGTCTGTGATTTCCTGCCTTATAGCAATCAGAGCATCACAGAATCGGTCCAGTTCTGCTTTGTCCTCAGACTCTGTAGGTTCTATCATCAAAGTGCCTGACACTGGCCATGACATGGTGGGAGCATGGAAACCTGGAAAAGAAAGATTTTCAATAGCCAAGCATTACGTATGGCCAATAAACCAGACTATGTTATATGGTCTGGAGGAAGTAAACCTGTTCATGTTTTACAGTCTTACCGTAATCCTGCAGTCGTTTTGCCACATCCACTGCTTCaatatttgctgtttttttgaaTGGTCTGACATCAAGAATGAATTCATGAGCAACATACCCTTATGGAAGAAAATAtatgattaattaaattttaattctTTTATCAGCATTCTTCAAATCAGGACTTCATAAGATAAAGTGGCACCAGAATGTATGCACACcctttcacattttgttatagttagaatagttttaaaattatttagtATCGTCTTTAGAAAGTAGtccataatgacaaagtgagAATGTGttgtgctcagggacacaatgatagtaattgagatttgaacctgggtcttctggttcataggcaagtgtgttaaccactaggctactaccacccatgacaTGACACCCACCAGATGACAGTGGAAACCAGACAATGAAGCCAATGGAATTGTCTgttcattattataataattattacagaGTCAGATTGGCCACAGGTAAAGTGCAATCATGGAAGGGGGGGCACGATACCTTTTGTTCCCCTGAAAAGAATCTTGTAGTGGCTCTCCAGTCTTTTGGCCATGTAGTTAGCATTTAGGATGGCGATCTCTGTGGCATGGGTCAGACCCTTAGCTCCCATCAtcttaatggaaaaaaaaaacaataatttattcaGAACAATTTCGACCTACTATAATATGGCAGATAAATATTTCAGCTCACCTTGATGTAGGCCCATGATATGGGCAGGATGGCACTAGAACCCCATGGAGCAGCACTGATTGTACCCAGACTGCTTATAGCATCCCCTGTCTGCATGGGTACCACAGGGTGGCTGGGCAAGAAGGGGGCAAGGTGCAGTTTCCTGCAAAAGGGGTCAAGGTTTAAGGAATGAGTCACATTCTTACTCATCTTTACAAGATTCATTTGTTTGCCCTTACTATATTTTGTCCTGTGGCTATAAACTCACACTCCAATGGGACCCATTCCTGGACCACCACCTCCATGGGGGATGCAAAAGGTTTTGTGAAGGTTCAAATGGGAGACATCAGAGCCATAATCTCCTGGGCGGCATAATCCTACCTGCACCAAACAGTTTGTGAAATGGAGgtgcagaggggaaaaaagaaaaaacaagagaaagCACCTCACCTGAGCATTCATGTTAGCACCATCCAGATACACTTGCCCACCATTCTGATGGATGAGCTCACACACTTCACTAACATTTTCTTCAAACACACCATTTGTGGAGGGGTAAGTGATCATTATTGCAGCCAGGTTTGCTTTGTGTTTGTCCACCTAAGAAAAGAGCAAATCAGCTCATTCAGACAAGTCTACTAAAtctaaatgtatatttgaaattaatatctgtacattttgttcgatttttttttactactaaCTTACCATGGCCTTTAAGTGGGCAACATCAATACTTCCATCTTTGTCCACCTCAACCACTTGAACTTTCATTCCTGCCATCTGGGCACTAGCAGGATTGGTTCCATGGGCCGACTTCGGTATCAAACACACCTAACAAAGATTGGTGCCCTtagattttttaatttcttcagGACTTTCAAAACTACTGATATCATTTCACACTGCTGCAGCATTACATTCAatagaatgaaaaaagaaaattgttttaaaaaggtAATCAAACCTGGTTTGGCAAGGTTAGGTCTAACTAGGGAAGGAACGGGGACTTAGCCCAGCATCTTACTTTCTTCCCCACACTGGCAGGGATGGGTCAGATTCTAAggggtttaatttttttaatgcaggtaAAAATACTGACTAGTTAGTTGAAAAGACaatgatttattacatttgccTCCAATTCTGCATTAGATTTTAGAAAAAAGGCATTAGAAGTCCTATTTTGATCACACAGGGACATCCTCTAAGGCAGGAGCAAGTAAAAGGCATACCAGCACTATGCAGCAGTGGATCTATGGGTGTGCTCGCGAATAGGGCACATCATGCTGAAAGGCGGGGCTGAGTgttgcacagtgcacacacaaaagaaagatGCGactgacttttttcttttcattaataGGCTGACTAATGCAACAGAATGGGTACAGGTGGGTAAGTAGTAAATAGAAaaagtgcaaacaaaaaaacaaaataaatctgtgaatgaaacaaataatgatcaaattcatatttatacataaataataGCAGCAGCCtatttgtgtaaaaatgaaacaatccacatttttattataattacacCAGGTACAGAGTAGTTTAGggtcattattttaaatatatgttataATTATCTTCACTATAATGTTATCCTCTTTATTTGTGCCTCATTAAATATTGGGCTGTGGTGCTATCTTGTGCACAACTAGACTTACAAACTCTGCAGAAACGAATAGATGTGATTTTCGTTAGTCTTATGCAGTAAGTGCAAAGGGACCAAAATGTCCAGTTTGCACATagtgacatttaaatgaagtcaGCACAGTCATGAATCTCTATTTTCCCTCCATGTTGCATGAGATAAAGCCCTAGATCATTTAACCAGCATGTTTTAGGTGGAAGCATAGGCTCTTTAGACTGCAGTAGAATATGTCTACAAGCAATTACAACATCAAATAATTTTAGAAAAccaaaaatggaaatgaagACTAGTGTCAAGTGTTTTATTGAGCATTATTACAAAATttcagccaccactgcccctatttgACAAATATAGGGCTGCAATAACGAATCGATTACAAAGAGTCAGCAATGAATGTCATAATCGATTTGTTGTGTCGTGCGACACAGACACATttgataattaaaaataaataaataaataaataaataaaaaggttagACGTGGAGCGCAGGGGAACACACttggtagaggaaagatacaaggccataCGGGCCAtaattcctctgcatttaaaccttttttttatgctaACACACACgtgtttttatgaataaagCGCCACTTTGACTCCGCCAGTGGAAGCAGGCAgcaagcagtggtctgtgcTCCTGATCAACACAGCCACGAGTTATGCGCTAAAACGGACTGAGATACACCTGGTCCACGGTATGGTCAGACCCGCCCATTTTATCTCCCACGACAAAACAGGGAGCTCGTCAGCCCATGCAACAACAATCCcgagccaccgaggtgccactgagcaaagcaccgtcctcacacactgctcccctttcatgctgtgtttcacaaagtgtgatggttaaaagcagaggacatatttctttgtgtgcaccgtgtgctgcgctatgtagcaatgcaaagtgtctgaacaaaggcagtgagagagaataagtgtgtgtgtgtgtcagagtgagagtttgtgagtgggtgtgtctgCAAAAaagtgtgcatctgcagtgtagagaacaagttctgacattaaaacaaatcctgttctttatttttttattattaaataattgtattttttataaataacattatttattgttctggcagctcaggtggcaatttattttaaaagtgtatATATTTGGTAGATCTAAAATCataatgtgtatgtttgtgttagtccatttttatttttattctaaaaGCAAGGAGCAAGATAATTGCACTTTCTAAAgaattttgaataaagggttggaaataaatgcttttcttttttatccgattaataataaaagtaattgaaagattaattgattattaaaataatcgttaatAGCAGCCCTAGACAAATATAATGTgcctaagataaaaaaaatctgatatttCATGTCTTTATTGAGAACAACCATAAACAATATTGCTTGTGTAGATCTAACCCTAACCCattatattgtatttgttttcttatttattgtTGATCAAAAGCATTAAGCGtcaaaatatcaatatcaaatatttgtaatttaaatCTTGAAaaagatgaagtgaagtgattgtcacttgtgatgcacagcacacggtgacagtgaaatttgtccactgcatttaacccatcacactgagtgagcagtgggcagccatgacaggcgctcggggagcagtgtgtggggacggtgctttgctcagtggcacctcagtggtaccttggcggatcgggattcgaaccttctgattacgggactgctttttaaccgctaggccaccactgcccctgttaaTCTGTTAATGATCATGTGGATTATTTTTCTAGCTCTTTCTACAACTGTGCTTTATAGACCTTTTGTATTTGCTAATAAAACTACCATCTAAACAGGTCTGTTCATTCCAGATGACACTTACAGTTCTGTGTGACTCTCCTTTGGAGTTCAAATAGGCTTTGATGGCAGCCAGGCCTGCATATTCTCCCTGAGCACCACTGTAATGCAAAACAAAGTATTAAAACACAACCTCAGCAAAAACCACATGCTCAAAGATCAGTTCAGAGACAGAGTGTCCCAGACAAGGGGAGAAAGTACAAAACCACATTTCAAACTGCTGAATACTCCCCAGCCAATGGCTGATAAGATTTCTGTTGGCTATCAGTCTATTTATAACTAGAACATTTTGTGTACCACCACCCTACCCCTACATTTGCAGAGTAATGaactggaaacaaaaaaaaaaaaaaaaaaaaagaaaaaaaaaacattaaaaagctgCACTTGTTTTCATAAGGAGGCAAAAAAGGTCACATTAGCAACATGCCTGTTCGGTTGGAAGGAGATCTTATCGTATCCTGTGATCTCACAAAGGTCTTTCTCCAGCTGTCGAAAGAGCTGCTGATAACCTTCAGCCTGATGTAGAGGCACAAAAGGATGGATATTTGCAAATTCGGTCCAGGTAATTGGCTGTTAAGAGATTACGGGATAGGGTGTCAAGTCATTAATAGAAAGAGACTAAACATTTATAAACTGTGACATTTACGGACATACTTCTATTTACCATTAATTCTGAGGAGCTATTCAGCTTCATTGTGCATGATCCCTGAAACAGCAAAATTAGCCACATTGATTAGGTTGCTGCTACAGCtccaatattttcatattcattcaCGTATTACTCACCAGAGGAATCATACTATGCACAAGTGAAATGTCTTTGTTCTCTAGACGTTTCATGTATCGTACAATATTGGTCTCAGAATGataactaaaaaaacaaaaaaaaaaaaaacaaacataacatATCAAATCAATAAACTACATTGTTTGGTTTCTTCTTTAATAAAGAAGAAATCATATTTCACAGATACAATGCCAAACATTGTATCAATGTCACCAAAAAAACCACACAGTAAgttcaaatcaaatgaaagttgCTGGTGAATATTGACATTACACTTTGACGTGGACAATTACCTACATAGTCGATTACCTTTACAAACCGCCTCAGTTGATTGCTTATGAAGGCAAACAGGAAGAGAAGACTAGTTGCTAATTAAAATGACTAAACCTTTTCAAACTGCACCCTCCTCACTGGTGCAACTCTTATTTTGTCTGCCGTTTGGACTTTTATGTGCTCTTTCAGTCCAAAAGTAAATCATATATtggcaaatacaaaaataaaacaacctGTTGAACACAGGATGGGTGAGGTATGTGGTGGTCCTCTTGAAAGGACTTCCAAGAATGCCTTTCATCCTCTCACTCATTTTCTCTGCAATGAGTTCCTCAAAAgcaaagaaataataatgaagcCTAGGAATCGGTTTCCTCCTCATTTTCAGAAAATATCATACAGGAGTACTGTTTGtacataaaaagacattttatagCCCAGAAGAATACAGGAAATAAACTTACTGCTGAGGATTCACATCCAAACACCCACAGCAGGTCATCCaagtctctctctgtcacagTCTCATCCAAAGAAACTCCCAGCTAAGGGGGTCCAAAAAGAGAACATACATTTTTCAACACATGGTCAGTAAAAAGGTggaaactgtaaataaaaatcacCGCAAACCAACATTTAACAGAGAGTTCAGGAAATGTGTACATGCTGTTCCAAACGTAGTGAATGGAAGGAGAGCTGCCAAATGACGAGTCCTTACCACTCCTTTGCTGTAGACTCGTAGGTTGATCTGCCGCTGGACTGCCCTTTCCAAGATGTCTCTAGCTGCTACACTGCAGTGAATCTTCAAGGTGTCAAAGAAAAGTTCATGCTGCAGCTTGTGACCTGCTCTCTTGAGCCCTGCCATGTTAACAAAGTGACCAATTCAGGAGGACATTAACGGACTAAACTGCTCACTGGAACAAGCGGAGAAATTGAAACACACCTTCAGCTAGTATCAAAGTTGCATTGTGAGTTCTCTCAGCTATGTGCCTTAGGCCCTGAGGTCCATGGTAGAGTGCAAACATGGCAGCCATGTTGGCTAATAAAGCCTGGAGGAAGGTCAAAAATGTCTGTCAAACCAGTACTTCAAACAGTGGTGGAATACAGGTCCACCTTATAGACTACAGCGATGGCACGTTCACACATCAGTGTGTCAGCCAGATAGAGCACTAAGGAAGAAAGCTGGATGGGTAGCTTATGCTAATAAAACTGGTGAGTGCATGTTATCCGATCCACCCACTTGAGCAGTGCAGATGTTGCTGGTTGCCTTGTCTCTCCGAATATGTTGCTCTCTTGTCTGTAGAGCCAAACGGTACACATCCTTGCCGGCAGCATCTCTGTACAGAAACACGGCCTCCGCTATTATTGGGAGTGTTGATTAGGCTTATCATGGCCTGAATTTTGAGTACCTTGTCACTCCCACCATCCTTCCTGGCATCATCCGGACAAGATTTTCTTTGACTGAGAAGAAGGCTGCATGAGGCCCACCATAACACAGGGGAACTCCAAACCGCTGGGAGCTGCCCAGAGTGATGTCCACCCCAAACTCACCAGGAGGTCGCAGCACACACAGCGCTAGCAAGTCTGTGGCACAGCAAGCCAAAGcctacagaaataaaagaaaatatgtttttagactatattaaaaatgttgcattcagacaaatgaataaactactattttttttctttaaaatataaaaaccaaTGGGGGTTGTGAAATTGAATCTGTTCCTGTGTAACAGGCGGGACATCAACAGAGTCGGCAGTGGTTTATTTCTGACATGTCAATGCACATGTTGGACTATAAAGCATTAAACTTACTCCACCCTTGTGAGCTTTGTCGACCAGTGCAGTGAAGTCCTCCACACGGCCCTCTGTATCAGGATACTGGAAGAGCACACCACTCACATCCTTCCCATTGAAATCCATCTCATGTGGTAGCTTAAGCACAGTCCGCACTCCAATGTAACTggaacccccaaaaaaacagtctTCACATTGTTCtaaaatattcaaatctttCCTGATGACTGTTAAGACCTGCTTACTTTGCTCTGGTCTGCACAACTGCAATGGTCTGTGGATGGCAGCGTGGATCAATATAGAAAACCCTCCTCTTATTTTGCCTTGAAAAAGTATTTATAAAGACTATAAAATCAACTGAATGATGGCATTAAAGGCTGGAAGGTCTTGCCCCTCTCCACTGACCTGTGGCAGAGCTGCATGGCTTCTGCAGCAGCAGTACCCTCGTCCAGCAGTGAGGCGTTGGCCACAGCCATGCCAGTGAGGTCACAAACCATGGTCTGGTAGTTTAGTAGGCTTTCCAAGCGACCCTGTGAAACCTCTGGCTGATAAGGCGTATACTGCGTCACCCTGAAATACAACACAGGGGTTCAACAGACTGGTTTGTGATGTGGTGATCACATCATTTCTGATTAATAATATTCTCAAGTCaatctttcattttaatccagagaggggaaaaaaaaaaaaaaacaacccacaaACCATCCAGAATTTTCCAGGAGATTCCTCTGAATCACTGGAGGCACTGAACAATTATAATAGCCCATTCCAATGTAAGATCTCCAGAGCTTGTTCTTTGATGCTATTTCACGAAGAGATTCCAAAATTTCATTTTCACCTGCCGAAATAAATCATAGTGATTTATAATTCATGTATTAATTGTTAACACATTTTCCAGAAGACACATAATATATTCATGttgtatgtaaaataaatactaaATTATTCTGTGTTAAAATtgtgcacacagcaaaacaaacagcagatGTGGGTTTAATGGAAAGGTTCAGACACGCCTAAATTACCCAGATACTCTgctgcagaaatgaaaaaattacccacatttttaaaagcaaaatgaTCCAAGTAATTACCACAATTATTTACTCATTCTGAAGCCTCAAGTTCAACGTTCCACCTGGAGAAGTTCCGCTTGCAAACCAAAAACCGGCACCAGAGGAACTGATCCTTTCATTTAGCTAATGTGACCCATATATAAGGTTTTATATAACATTAGTAATCATGGAGGGCGTTTTTAACAACGTGATTGTAGAACAGGACGGAACAGGTTATTAACAGCAGGGTTGGGCTGATTCCTCCTGGTTAATGAAGATGGCGTGATGTAATGTCGTCCTAACCAGATTGAACTGGCCCTGCCACACAGCTCAAGGCTGAACTTTGCACTCGAATGTTCATCCTACTGGCACCGACGGAGCCCGACAGCAGCAAAAACAACTCCAAATATGTTCAAAGGAAGACTTAACAATGAAAGCCCCTCCACAAAGGCCACTGGCAGCCAGCCGATCGCACATAATACATCCGCTCGATGCCCCATTATTCCAGCTCCGTCCTGTACATACACGCTACAATTTCACCAGAAACATTCATAACAACAACACGTGGGCTGGTTAGGGCAGAGAAATTGATGAACTTACACACGGGGTCGTCCATTTTCATGGCTCTTTGCAAGCGGATCGATGGTGGAAGTGTATTTTCAATCATCTGCTCAATCGACTGTAATCAATTGAGTAAAAAGGGTTACCCATCACTAAACCATAAAACGAACATCTGAATACAGACGCTCACCAGTTTCCTTCaagaataaaatgatatttcattttatcGATATTAGCAGAAATTCTACcctgaaataactaaaaaaagaaGTGGATTGGCTGCATACAACTTGTCTGAAACATACCTCAAGTCCCAGACTACTGAGCATCTCCCGTTTCTCCCGGTCACCTGGTCCTATATGTCTCTCGGCAAAGTCATCGTGCTTGGGCAGAATTCGCTCGATCTTCCTGGATCGTAAAGTCTCCGCAGTTCGCAGGTGTCGAACGGACACATGGTCCTGGGCTGTAACGATCAGTTTCTCGAACCCGGTTCTGCACGGCGCTCGGTGACTTAGGGACCTGGAGATGAGAACACTCCACGTTTTAGCGCAGTTTTGCATCCTGGAAGTCAAAGAGAGGGTCCGAATCCGCGACTTCAGATGTTGCACCGCTCATGAGAAGACGTTCCGCCAGAAGTGTCTACTTTATACGCCTCTTCATTACACAACGAGCGACCAATCATAAGGGAGCTGCGTGATGACGTAGTGTCGAGCCCCGGTCCGGGTCCACGCTTAACTGTCCCACGCACGCCGGTGCTTTTATCAAATTCACTGTAGCTCTACCAAACACGGAGAATGGTGTTTAAATCAGCAAATGGTAAATGTCTACAGTGTTTAATATGTTCAATCTGGCAACGTTGCATCCAAACTAATGCACTGAATACACTATAATTTCTTTAAGAAGTGTTGGAATTTCAGATTTACCCTGATCCAGAGTTATAGATACAGGAAGTAAAACAGGAAGTGCTTGAAGCGACATTACTCCTGTATTGgaacaagaaaaacacacactgattctgtctgtctgtaacaTTTCGCATAGACTATAaacttattttattaacatacaaagCTCAACATAGACTGGTCCCTGAGTGACTTGTTAACAGAGTACTTCCCTACACGACAAGTCTCCAGGCTCTTACTGGTATCGAGAATTAACAAATTCTCAGCAGGTGAATAAGCTTTCTGCTACAGAGCTGCCCAgctttggaacagccttcctGCTAATGTTCAGAACTCAGATACAgagtcaatatttaaatccaggctaaagACACATCTTTTAGTTAGGCATCACAGTTAAAACTGTCCACTTTGGCCATTGTTGCACTCAACATGTACACCTGCATCTGCCATAACCACTCCCAGCCATCCAAATATAATCTGTATCTCTCCAAGTTACTCTAGATCCTGATTCCTGCCATTGAGCTGCTGATGAGAGGTACCTGCAGGAAATGTACCAGAGGAtcaccactgccaccaacaccataatggctaaagcttcaggcatcttcaaatggaccagtatcacttcactttatcatcATGATGGACATACACTGTGGACCATGACACTAGACTAAAACTCTCCAGGACAGATGTTGTTGTATTGTCCTCTCTATTCTTGTCTCATTTGTTTGCAACTAAGTACAATACTGATTTTAAGATTCTTTTCTCACttatgaatgttaaaaaaacagcacaattgATTGATAGTCATTGATTTATAAAAATTGATTGACAGGCTTTTATGTTAATGAAAGTCTTTCATCAGACTTTCATGTTAATTTGGGACTTCAatgatttatttgaaaattatACATTCAGGTTccaatgcaaacacacagactgTTATTTAGTTGAATGTCCAGTAAGAAATATCTAAACTAGATGCTTTTGATAGCCATAGTTTCTGCTTCTGTTataattctgctttttggtAAAATTGgtaaagtttatttttattggttTCCTGGCACAGTCTCAGCTTTAAAACAAGGCCTGGTGACTGAGTAGTGGCGCTGTACCGACTCCGCTCCGGAAGCcatcgggggtcggccctgaaGTGGGGGTACTGTCAGGAGCAACGTGGAAATAAGGTGACGCAACTCTActgttgggcagtggtggcctagcggttaaggaagcggccccgtaatcagaaggttgccggttcgaatccccatccgccaaggtgccactgaggtaccactgagcaaagcaccgtccccacacactgctccccgggcgcctgtcatggctgcccactgctcactcagggtgatgggttaaatgcagaggacaaatttcactgtgtgcatcgtgtgctgtgctgctgtgtatcacatgtgacgatcacttcacttttacttataCTGTTCCTGTTGCCCTTCACGTTCGCAGTCATTCACCTGCCTCCTTGTGCCTCACCACACGGGGGTTTTCATTACCGCCTACATGTGCTTAATCACCTGCTCCATCTCATCGGCAtgacatttttacttttatttcccCAAATCTTTGAAACAACCTTTTGAGAACTAGACACAGtttcagacacagacacagtttCAATATTTAAACACAGGCTAAAAACCTACACAATACAAATTGTGAGTAcaaatttttgtaaataatttattCTATCCTTTCTTGGGACACTTAAGATATGACATTTTGATACAATGTAAAATAGTCAATGTACAGTTTAAATCTGATGTCCCTATCACCTTGCCATCACCCTGCACTCACATCTTCAGCTGGGGTCACCCAGCAGATGTTCCTCTCCACCATATCATTGATAACCATAAGGAGGCCTCTCCCTCAAGCCTTA encodes the following:
- the gldc gene encoding glycine dehydrogenase (decarboxylating), mitochondrial isoform X1, whose amino-acid sequence is MQNCAKTWSVLISRSLSHRAPCRTGFEKLIVTAQDHVSVRHLRTAETLRSRKIERILPKHDDFAERHIGPGDREKREMLSSLGLESIEQMIENTLPPSIRLQRAMKMDDPVCENEILESLREIASKNKLWRSYIGMGYYNCSVPPVIQRNLLENSGWVTQYTPYQPEVSQGRLESLLNYQTMVCDLTGMAVANASLLDEGTAAAEAMQLCHRQNKRRVFYIDPRCHPQTIAVVQTRANYIGVRTVLKLPHEMDFNGKDVSGVLFQYPDTEGRVEDFTALVDKAHKGGALACCATDLLALCVLRPPGEFGVDITLGSSQRFGVPLCYGGPHAAFFSVKENLVRMMPGRMVGVTRDAAGKDVYRLALQTREQHIRRDKATSNICTAQALLANMAAMFALYHGPQGLRHIAERTHNATLILAEGLKRAGHKLQHELFFDTLKIHCSVAARDILERAVQRQINLRVYSKGVLGVSLDETVTERDLDDLLWVFGCESSAELIAEKMSERMKGILGSPFKRTTTYLTHPVFNSYHSETNIVRYMKRLENKDISLVHSMIPLGSCTMKLNSSSELMPITWTEFANIHPFVPLHQAEGYQQLFRQLEKDLCEITGYDKISFQPNSGAQGEYAGLAAIKAYLNSKGESHRTVCLIPKSAHGTNPASAQMAGMKVQVVEVDKDGSIDVAHLKAMVDKHKANLAAIMITYPSTNGVFEENVSEVCELIHQNGGQVYLDGANMNAQVGLCRPGDYGSDVSHLNLHKTFCIPHGGGGPGMGPIGVKLHLAPFLPSHPVVPMQTGDAISSLGTISAAPWGSSAILPISWAYIKMMGAKGLTHATEIAILNANYMAKRLESHYKILFRGTKGYVAHEFILDVRPFKKTANIEAVDVAKRLQDYGFHAPTMSWPVSGTLMIEPTESEDKAELDRFCDALIAIRQEITDIEEGRMDSRVNPLKMAPHSLACIASTTWDRPYSREDAAFPMPFVRPENKFWPTISRIDDIYGDQHLVCTCPPMDVYESPYEERASS
- the gldc gene encoding glycine dehydrogenase (decarboxylating), mitochondrial isoform X2 codes for the protein MGYYNCSVPPVIQRNLLENSGWVTQYTPYQPEVSQGRLESLLNYQTMVCDLTGMAVANASLLDEGTAAAEAMQLCHRQNKRRVFYIDPRCHPQTIAVVQTRANYIGVRTVLKLPHEMDFNGKDVSGVLFQYPDTEGRVEDFTALVDKAHKGGALACCATDLLALCVLRPPGEFGVDITLGSSQRFGVPLCYGGPHAAFFSVKENLVRMMPGRMVGVTRDAAGKDVYRLALQTREQHIRRDKATSNICTAQALLANMAAMFALYHGPQGLRHIAERTHNATLILAEGLKRAGHKLQHELFFDTLKIHCSVAARDILERAVQRQINLRVYSKGVLGVSLDETVTERDLDDLLWVFGCESSAELIAEKMSERMKGILGSPFKRTTTYLTHPVFNSYHSETNIVRYMKRLENKDISLVHSMIPLGSCTMKLNSSSELMPITWTEFANIHPFVPLHQAEGYQQLFRQLEKDLCEITGYDKISFQPNSGAQGEYAGLAAIKAYLNSKGESHRTVCLIPKSAHGTNPASAQMAGMKVQVVEVDKDGSIDVAHLKAMVDKHKANLAAIMITYPSTNGVFEENVSEVCELIHQNGGQVYLDGANMNAQVGLCRPGDYGSDVSHLNLHKTFCIPHGGGGPGMGPIGVKLHLAPFLPSHPVVPMQTGDAISSLGTISAAPWGSSAILPISWAYIKMMGAKGLTHATEIAILNANYMAKRLESHYKILFRGTKGYVAHEFILDVRPFKKTANIEAVDVAKRLQDYGFHAPTMSWPVSGTLMIEPTESEDKAELDRFCDALIAIRQEITDIEEGRMDSRVNPLKMAPHSLACIASTTWDRPYSREDAAFPMPFVRPENKFWPTISRIDDIYGDQHLVCTCPPMDVYESPYEERASS
- the gldc gene encoding glycine dehydrogenase (decarboxylating), mitochondrial isoform X3, with translation MVCDLTGMAVANASLLDEGTAAAEAMQLCHRQNKRRVFYIDPRCHPQTIAVVQTRANYIGVRTVLKLPHEMDFNGKDVSGVLFQYPDTEGRVEDFTALVDKAHKGGALACCATDLLALCVLRPPGEFGVDITLGSSQRFGVPLCYGGPHAAFFSVKENLVRMMPGRMVGVTRDAAGKDVYRLALQTREQHIRRDKATSNICTAQALLANMAAMFALYHGPQGLRHIAERTHNATLILAEGLKRAGHKLQHELFFDTLKIHCSVAARDILERAVQRQINLRVYSKGVLGVSLDETVTERDLDDLLWVFGCESSAELIAEKMSERMKGILGSPFKRTTTYLTHPVFNSYHSETNIVRYMKRLENKDISLVHSMIPLGSCTMKLNSSSELMPITWTEFANIHPFVPLHQAEGYQQLFRQLEKDLCEITGYDKISFQPNSGAQGEYAGLAAIKAYLNSKGESHRTVCLIPKSAHGTNPASAQMAGMKVQVVEVDKDGSIDVAHLKAMVDKHKANLAAIMITYPSTNGVFEENVSEVCELIHQNGGQVYLDGANMNAQVGLCRPGDYGSDVSHLNLHKTFCIPHGGGGPGMGPIGVKLHLAPFLPSHPVVPMQTGDAISSLGTISAAPWGSSAILPISWAYIKMMGAKGLTHATEIAILNANYMAKRLESHYKILFRGTKGYVAHEFILDVRPFKKTANIEAVDVAKRLQDYGFHAPTMSWPVSGTLMIEPTESEDKAELDRFCDALIAIRQEITDIEEGRMDSRVNPLKMAPHSLACIASTTWDRPYSREDAAFPMPFVRPENKFWPTISRIDDIYGDQHLVCTCPPMDVYESPYEERASS